The nucleotide sequence TTCATCGCCACTTCGGTGCGGAGAGCTCCCTCGACTCGGAAGTCCTTCTCGATTGCCTGGCGAAGGCGATTGGTGTCCGCGTCATTCAGATCGCGAACGCGCTGATCGGCGCTGACTCCGGTCTCCTTCAGGATCCGCTGGGCAGTTGCCCGGCCGATGCCGAAGATGTAGGTCAGCCCGATTTCCAGCTTCTTGTCGCGTGGAAGATCCACGCCAGCGATACGTGCCATTTATCAGCCCTGCCGCTGCTTATGCTTGGGGTTTCTGCTGCAGATGATGCGAACCACGCCCTTGCGCTTGATCACCTTGCAGTGCTCACAGATCGGCTTGACGCTGCTGCGTACTTTCACAAAAGCTCCTATGGACGCGCAAAGTCCCCGCGCTGGCGCGGAGAGGGAATTCAGAGTTAGCCTTTGAAAATACCGAGTCCGCGAAACGAATGCAACCCAATGACACGGGCCGGGGGTCAGTTTAGCTCGGCAGTCGGTTCACAGGGTGGGAAACAGGCTAGCCGGTCCGATTTCACCTGAGAAAGTACTTGTCCTCTGCCATGTCTCTGCACTCGCCACGAAGACACGAAGAGCACGGAGGAAAACGGTTACTGGGGGAACTGCGCGGCCATGCAAAAAAGAGATGCTCAGTGCCTCCATTGAATATGAGCCTGAGTGATTGGGAGACAGAGAGCCTCATGGAACGTATTATCGGCGCTGC is from Gemmatimonadaceae bacterium and encodes:
- the rpsM gene encoding 30S ribosomal protein S13, whose protein sequence is MARIAGVDLPRDKKLEIGLTYIFGIGRATAQRILKETGVSADQRVRDLNDADTNRLRQAIEKDFRVEGALRTEVAMNIKRLMDIGSYRGSRHRRGLPVRGQRTHTNARTKKGPRRAIAGKKKVTK
- the rpmJ gene encoding 50S ribosomal protein L36; translated protein: MKVRSSVKPICEHCKVIKRKGVVRIICSRNPKHKQRQG